From the genome of Vicia villosa cultivar HV-30 ecotype Madison, WI linkage group LG2, Vvil1.0, whole genome shotgun sequence, one region includes:
- the LOC131652742 gene encoding CASP-like protein N24, producing MPERCMHFKLCSFYSKWKLKLQLVVFLAAKVLIFEHSTMSTNSIESLTQDTKDESTEKTLEENNEVEVEVLEEKVIMMDLNDIRGDNEILSNFLRSKKEVKWYMALLGLRIVAFVLCLIAFSILGACEQRVLVNEEITNWFSSGFLVKTPYEFHWYDYDEFTYCFSANVIGFVYSGLQICYLVRYLVTKKHTINPKLQCYFNLVIDQALAYILMSASSSAATGAHILRNYWIEHGAHKFVEMANESVAMSFLAFVAFALASFVSGFILFRFN from the exons ATGCCAGAAAGGTGCATGCATTTTAAGCTGTGTTCATTTTACTCAAAGTGGAAACTAAAACTACAACTAGTTGTGTTTTTAGCTGCAAAGGTTTTGATTTTTGAACACTCCACTATGAGTACTAATAGCATTGAAAGCTTAACTCAAGATACAAAAGATGAATCGACAGAAAAAACACTTGAAGAGAACAATGAAGTAGAAGTAGAAGTCTTGGAGGAGAAGGTTATCATGATGGATCTTAACGACATAAGGGGAGACAATGAAATTTTATCAAATTTCTTGAGGTCTAAGAAAGAGGTGAAGTGGTACATGGCTTTGTTGGGGCTAAGGATTGTTGCTTTTGTGttatgtttgattgctttctctaTATTGGGTGCTTGTGAGCAAAGGGTTTTGGTAAATGAGGAAATAACAAATTGGTTTTCAAGCGGATTTTTGGTTAAAACTCCATATGAGTTCCATTGGTATGATTACGACGAATTCAC GTATTGTTTTTCAGCAaatgtgattggatttgtgtattcTGGATTGCAAATTTGTTATCTAGTGAGGTACTTGGTCACAAAGAAGCATACTATAAACCCCAAGTTGCAATGTTACTTCAATCTTGTTATTGATCAG GCTTTGGCATATATTCTAATGTCAGCCTCATCATCAGCTGCCACTGGAGCTCATATTTTGAGAAACTATTGGATTGAACATGGTGCACACAAATTCGTAGAAATGGCAAATGAATCTGTTGCTATGTCCTTCTTAGCATTTGTGGCCTTTGCCTTAGCCTCTTTTGTCTCTGGTTTCATCCTTTTTAGGTTCAACTAA
- the LOC131652741 gene encoding protein farnesyltransferase subunit beta yields MEPSASTAAATPSPTVSQRDQWMVESQVFHIYQLFANIPPNAQSVMLELQRDKHVEYLSKGLRHLGSTFSVLDANRPWLCYWIIHSFALLGEFIDDDLEDNTVDFLNRCQDPNGGYAGGPGQMPHLATTYAAVNTLITLGGEKSLASINRDKLYGFMRRMKQPNGGFRMHDEGEIDVRACYTAISVASVLNILDDELIKNVGDFILSCQTYEGGIAGEPGSEAHGGYTFCGLAAMILIGEVNRLDLPRLLDWAVFRQGKECGFQGRTNKLVDGCYSFWQGGAVALLQRLHSVIDEQMAEALKFVAISDVPEEKESLDGTSSHATSCISHEGMSESCSSDVKNIGYNFINEWRASEPLFHSIALQQYILLCTQEQDGGLRDKPGKRRDHYHSCYCLSGLSLCQYSWSKRPNSPPLPKVVMGPYSNLLEPIHPLFNVVLDRYREAHEFFAQL; encoded by the exons ATGGAACCTTCAGCATCTACAGCGGCGGCGACACCATCTCCGACGGTGAGTCAAAGAGATCAATGGATGGTAGAATCACAAGTCTTTCATATTTATCAACTCTTCGCCAATATTCCTCCTAACGCCCAATCTGTCAT GTTAGAGTTGCAACGAGATAAACACGTTGAGTATCTTTCCAAAGGACTTCGCCACCTCGGTTCAACTTTTTCCGTCTTAGATGCAAA TCGACCTTGGCTGTGTTACTGGATTATTCATTCATTTGCTTTGTTGGGAGAATTTATTGATGATGATCTCGAAGATAACACTGTTGATTTTCTTAACCGTTGCCag GATCCAAATGGTGGATATGCTGGAGGACCTGGCCAG ATGCCTCATCTTGCCACAACTTATGCTGCAGTCAATACTCTTATTACTCTGGGTGGTGAGAAATCTTTGGCATCTATTAATAG agATAAATTGTATGGGTTTATGCGGCGGATGAAACAGCCAAACGGGGGATTCAG GATGCATGACGAGGGAGAAATTGACGTTCGAGCTTGCTACACTGCGATCTCC GTAGCAAGTGTTTTGAACATTTTGGATGATGAGCTGATCAAGAATGTAGGAGACTTCATTTTAAG CTGTCAAACATATGAGGGAGGCATTGCTGGTGAACCTGGGTCTGAGGCTCATGGCGG GTATACCTTTTGTGGGTTAGCGGCAATGATTCTGATTGGTGAAGTTAATCGCTTGGATCTGCCCCGTTTACTT GATTGGGCTGTATTTCGGCAAGGTAAGGAGTGTGGATTTCAGGGGAGAACAAATAAATTGGTGGATGGGTGCTACTCGTTTTGGCAG GGAGGTGCTGTTGCACTGTTGCAAAGATTGCATTCTGTTATCGACGAACAAATGGCAGAGGCATTAAAGTTTGTTGCAATATCTGATGTACCTGAAGAAAAGGAAAGTTTGGACGGAACCTCAAGTCATGCAACTTCCTGTATCAGTCATGAAG GCATGAGTGAATCCTGTTCATCCGATGTTaaaaatattggttataactttATAAATGAGTGGAGAGCAAGTGAACCACTTTTTCACAGCATTGCTTTACAGCAATATATTCTTTTATGCACACAG GAGCAAGATGGTGGACTCAGGGACAAACCGGGTAAACGCAGGGATCATTATCACTCATGTTACTGTTTAAGTGGGCTGTCACTGTGCCAGTATAGTTGGTCAAAACGCCCAAATTCTCCACCGCTGCCCAAGGTAGTAATGGGCCCATACTCCAATCTCTTAGAACCCATCCATCCTCTCTTTAATGTTGTTTTGGACCGATACCGTGAAGCTCATGAATTCTTTGCTCAGTTGTGA